From a single Andrena cerasifolii isolate SP2316 chromosome 8, iyAndCera1_principal, whole genome shotgun sequence genomic region:
- the LOC143372135 gene encoding polypeptide N-acetylgalactosaminyltransferase 1 isoform X1 has translation MWPRFRRPCRTWLIVVPIIVLTGIFFVWLRKSRETEDPRNDYASQRLLGNQKDYIDRRGIHVVVGHYIGDSVDPLKTPNITKELLNKNMFDPRPFEGKNGSPVLVPAKDFYRMQELFQINRFNLMASDRIPLNRSLPDVRRKGCVSRYANLGNLPTTSIIIVFHNEAWSTLLRTVYSVIDRSPRHLLEEIILVDDDSDREFLKDALDEHVQSLQVPTKVLRSQKRVGLVNARLLGASKAKGEVVTFLDAHCECTVGWLEPLLEAVARNRTRVVSPVIDIINDDTFSYTRSFELHWGAFNWDLHFRWLTLNGRLLRERRDNIVEPFRTPAMAGGLFSMNKDYFFELGSYDEQMRIWGGENLELSFRVWQCGGSVEIAPCSHVGHLFRKSSPYTFPGGVGEILYGNLARVALVWMDDWAEFYFKFNPEAARLRDKQPVRSRLALRERLQCKSFEWYLDNVWPEHFFPKDDRFFGRIVHVASDKCIMRPTAKGAYSQPSGYAVLESRIPRPILNQMFVMTKAGVVMTDESICLDAPERDTQHKTPKVKIMACNGHNRQKWEYNEQAKTFLHVSSGMCLQSSNDGGPVIAACTGNVDQQWLLESVPWK, from the exons ATGTGGCCACGATTCAGGCGACCATGTCGCACGTGGCTGATCGTTGTTCCGATCATCGTGCTGACAGGGATATTCTTTGTTTGGCTGAGGAAAAGTCGGGAAACCGAGGATCCTCGCAACGATTACGCTTCGCAGCG ACTTTTGGGCAATCAGAAGGATTATATAGATCGTAGGGGAATACATGTGGTAGTAGGTCATTATATCGGGGATTCAGTGGATCCCCTGAAAACTCCGAATATCACGAAAG AGCTGCTTAATAAAAATATGTTCGATCCACGGCCGTTCGAGGGGAAAAATGGCAGCCCGGTGCTCGTGCCGGCGAAAGATTTCTATAGAATGCAAGAACTCTTCCAAATCAATCGATTCAACCTAATGGCCAGTGATAGGATACCTTTAAATAGATCTCTGCCAGATGTCCGAAGAAAAGG GTGTGTTTCTCGCTACGCGAATTTGGGTAACTTACCGACAACGTCGATTATCATTGTCTTTCACAACGAAGCTTGGAGCACATTGCTCAGAACTGTGTACAGCGTTATCGACAGATCGCCGAGGCATCTGTTAGAGGAAATCATTCTCGTTGACGACGACAGTGATAGAG AGTTTCTGAAGGATGCTCTAGATGAACATGTGCAGAGTTTGCAGGTGCCTACTAAAGTCCTTCGCTCTCAGAAACGTGTGGGTTTAGTGAACGCGAGACTTTTGGGCGCGAGCAAAGCCAAAGGTGAAGTTGTCACGTTCCTCGACGCCCATTGCGAATGCACGGTTG GGTGGTTGGAGCCCTTACTCGAAGCCGTTGCTAGGAATCGAACGAGAGTCGTATCTCCTGTCATCGATATCATAAATGACGATACGTTTAGCTACACCCG ATCTTTCGAGCTGCACTGGGGTGCATTCAATTGGGACTTGCACTTCCGCTGGCTAACGCTGAACGGCCGGTTGCTGAGAGAGAGACGCGATAACATCGTTGAGCCGTTCAGAACGCCCGCTATGGCCGGCGGTTTATTCTCCATGAACAAGGATTATTTCTTTGAACTAGGCAGTTACGACGAACAGATGAGAATTTGGGGCGGCGAGAACTTGGAGCTGTCGTTTCGGGTGTGGCAGTGCGGCGGTAGCGTTGAAATCGCCCCCTGCTCCCACGTGGGGCATCTCTTTCGAAAATCATCGCCGTACACTTTCCCGGGCGGAGTGGGGGAGATTCTGTACGGAAACCTGGCCCGAGTGGCTCTGGTTTGGATGGACGATTGGGCAGAATTCTATTTCAAGTTCAATCCAG AGGCGGCGAGATTGAGGGACAAGCAGCCCGTTCGATCCAGACTAGCTCTGCGCGAAAGATTGCAGTGCAAAAGCTTCGAGTGGTACTTGGATAACGTATGGCCGGAGCACTTTTTCCCAAAAGATGATCGATTCTTCGGGCGG ATCGTGCATGTCGCGTCAGACAAATGCATTATGCGACCAACCGCTAAAGGCGCCTATTCACAGCCCTCGGGATACGCGGTCCTCGAATCGCGTATCCCACGGCCAATTCTTAACCAAATGTTCGTGATGACAAAAGCTGGGGTTGTAATGACGGACGAGAGTATCTGTCTCGACGCGCCTGAGCGCGACACTCAGCACAAAACGCCAAAGGTTAAAATAATGGCGTGCAATGGCCATAACAGGCAAAAATGGGAGTACAACGAACAGGCGAAGACGTTCTTGCACGTTTCTTCTGGTATGTGCTTACAATCGAGTAACGACGGGGGTCCTGTGATTGCTGCCTGTACGGGAAACGTTGACCAGCAGTGGTTGCTGGAATCGGTTCCATGGAAATAA
- the LOC143372135 gene encoding polypeptide N-acetylgalactosaminyltransferase 3 isoform X2, giving the protein MFDPRPFEGKNGSPVLVPAKDFYRMQELFQINRFNLMASDRIPLNRSLPDVRRKGCVSRYANLGNLPTTSIIIVFHNEAWSTLLRTVYSVIDRSPRHLLEEIILVDDDSDREFLKDALDEHVQSLQVPTKVLRSQKRVGLVNARLLGASKAKGEVVTFLDAHCECTVGWLEPLLEAVARNRTRVVSPVIDIINDDTFSYTRSFELHWGAFNWDLHFRWLTLNGRLLRERRDNIVEPFRTPAMAGGLFSMNKDYFFELGSYDEQMRIWGGENLELSFRVWQCGGSVEIAPCSHVGHLFRKSSPYTFPGGVGEILYGNLARVALVWMDDWAEFYFKFNPEAARLRDKQPVRSRLALRERLQCKSFEWYLDNVWPEHFFPKDDRFFGRIVHVASDKCIMRPTAKGAYSQPSGYAVLESRIPRPILNQMFVMTKAGVVMTDESICLDAPERDTQHKTPKVKIMACNGHNRQKWEYNEQAKTFLHVSSGMCLQSSNDGGPVIAACTGNVDQQWLLESVPWK; this is encoded by the exons ATGTTCGATCCACGGCCGTTCGAGGGGAAAAATGGCAGCCCGGTGCTCGTGCCGGCGAAAGATTTCTATAGAATGCAAGAACTCTTCCAAATCAATCGATTCAACCTAATGGCCAGTGATAGGATACCTTTAAATAGATCTCTGCCAGATGTCCGAAGAAAAGG GTGTGTTTCTCGCTACGCGAATTTGGGTAACTTACCGACAACGTCGATTATCATTGTCTTTCACAACGAAGCTTGGAGCACATTGCTCAGAACTGTGTACAGCGTTATCGACAGATCGCCGAGGCATCTGTTAGAGGAAATCATTCTCGTTGACGACGACAGTGATAGAG AGTTTCTGAAGGATGCTCTAGATGAACATGTGCAGAGTTTGCAGGTGCCTACTAAAGTCCTTCGCTCTCAGAAACGTGTGGGTTTAGTGAACGCGAGACTTTTGGGCGCGAGCAAAGCCAAAGGTGAAGTTGTCACGTTCCTCGACGCCCATTGCGAATGCACGGTTG GGTGGTTGGAGCCCTTACTCGAAGCCGTTGCTAGGAATCGAACGAGAGTCGTATCTCCTGTCATCGATATCATAAATGACGATACGTTTAGCTACACCCG ATCTTTCGAGCTGCACTGGGGTGCATTCAATTGGGACTTGCACTTCCGCTGGCTAACGCTGAACGGCCGGTTGCTGAGAGAGAGACGCGATAACATCGTTGAGCCGTTCAGAACGCCCGCTATGGCCGGCGGTTTATTCTCCATGAACAAGGATTATTTCTTTGAACTAGGCAGTTACGACGAACAGATGAGAATTTGGGGCGGCGAGAACTTGGAGCTGTCGTTTCGGGTGTGGCAGTGCGGCGGTAGCGTTGAAATCGCCCCCTGCTCCCACGTGGGGCATCTCTTTCGAAAATCATCGCCGTACACTTTCCCGGGCGGAGTGGGGGAGATTCTGTACGGAAACCTGGCCCGAGTGGCTCTGGTTTGGATGGACGATTGGGCAGAATTCTATTTCAAGTTCAATCCAG AGGCGGCGAGATTGAGGGACAAGCAGCCCGTTCGATCCAGACTAGCTCTGCGCGAAAGATTGCAGTGCAAAAGCTTCGAGTGGTACTTGGATAACGTATGGCCGGAGCACTTTTTCCCAAAAGATGATCGATTCTTCGGGCGG ATCGTGCATGTCGCGTCAGACAAATGCATTATGCGACCAACCGCTAAAGGCGCCTATTCACAGCCCTCGGGATACGCGGTCCTCGAATCGCGTATCCCACGGCCAATTCTTAACCAAATGTTCGTGATGACAAAAGCTGGGGTTGTAATGACGGACGAGAGTATCTGTCTCGACGCGCCTGAGCGCGACACTCAGCACAAAACGCCAAAGGTTAAAATAATGGCGTGCAATGGCCATAACAGGCAAAAATGGGAGTACAACGAACAGGCGAAGACGTTCTTGCACGTTTCTTCTGGTATGTGCTTACAATCGAGTAACGACGGGGGTCCTGTGATTGCTGCCTGTACGGGAAACGTTGACCAGCAGTGGTTGCTGGAATCGGTTCCATGGAAATAA